Sequence from the Curtobacterium sp. MCLR17_007 genome:
GACGAGTGTCGACTCGATCACGGAGGTGAAGAAGGTGAGGCCGTCCGTGCCGGAGGCCATCGCCGCGGGGGTGTCCGGGCCGAAGCCGGCTTCCGTCGCGTGCTCGGGGTGCGGCATCAGGCCGACGACGTTGCCGCGCTCGTTGGAGACGCCCGCGATGTCGTCGATCGAGCCGTTCGGGTTCACGCCGACGTAGCGGAACACCACCTGGCCGTTGTCCTCGATGCGCTTGATCTCGTCGGCGTCGGCGACGAACCGGCCGTCCGCGTTCTTGAGCGGGATCGTGATCTCCTGCTGCGCGCTGAACCCGGAGGTCCAGGCGGTGCCGGCGTTCTCGACGCGGAGCTTCTGGTCGCGACGGATGAACTGCTGGTGGGCGTTGCGGGTGTGCGCACCGGGCACCAGGCGGGCCTCGGCGAGCATCTGGAACCCGTTGCAGATGCCGAGCACGGGCATGCCCTTGCCAGCTGCGTCGATGACCTCGGCCATGATCGGTGCCTTGGCCGCGATCGCCCCGGCGCGCAGGTAGTCCCCGTACGAGAAGCCCCCGGGGAGCACGATCGCGTCGACGCCCTGCAGGTCGTGGTCGCCGTGCCAGAGCGCGACCGGGTCGGCCCCGGCGAGGCGGACCGCGCGCTGGGCGTCGCGGTCGTCGAGCGAGCCGGGGAACGTGATGACGCCGATGCGCATCGCGGTCACTCGGCGCTGCTGTGCTCGGCCACGCTGACCGAGACGACGTCTTCGATCACCGCGTTGGAGAAGATGTCCGCCGCGATCTCGCGGACCTCGGCGAGCTTGGCGTCGTCGACGGGGCCGTCGACGGTCACCTCGAATCGCTTGCCGATGCGGACGTTGGTCAGGTCGTTCTTGCCGAGGCGCGCGAGGGCATTGCCCACCGCCTTGCCCTGGGGGTCGAGGATCTCGGCCTTCGGCATGACCTCGACGACGATCGTTGGCACGTGTTCACTCCAGCACGGTGGGTCGGTTGGGGACGCGCCAAGTCTATGCGGCCCGCGCATCCCGCCGAGCGCGCTTGTGGAGAACTGTTCGAAGCCGTATATTCCAAGTCGAATAGTCAACTCGGAACACGGACAGGAGGCCCGGATGACGTCGCTCACGCCCCTCGCGTTCGCCGCGCTGGACCTGCTGAACGAAGCGCCGATGCACCCGTACGAGATGTTCCAGACCATGGTCCACCGCCGCGAGGAGCGGAACGTCAAGGTCCGGCCCGGCACGCTCTACCACCAGGTCGGGCGCCTCGCAGAGCTCGGCCTGGCCGAGGTGGTCGGTACCGACCGCGACGGCAACCGCCCCGAGCGGACGACCTACACGATCACCGACGCCGGACGGACCGCGCTCGCCGAGGGGCTCCGGCGCATGGTCGCCGAGCCCGCCGACGAGTACCCCGAGTTCCACCTGGCGCTGTCGGTGCTCGAGAACCTGCCGAAGGACGATGCCGTCGATGCCGTCCGGGTCCGGATCGTCGCGCTCGAACACGAACGCGACGAGTACGACGGCGCCGTGCGCGACATCCACGCCAAGCAGCTCGCCGACCGCTACTGGCTCGACGTGTCCTACGTGCATGCGATGCTCACCGCACAGATCGAGTGGCTCCGTGCCACCGTTGCCCGCATCGAGCGCGGCGACATTCCCTGGGACGGCCCGGCCGTCCCGACGCAGAACCCCACGAACAGCAAGGAACCCACTCGATGACCTCCGTCACGTCGCCCCCCACGGGCACCGAGAAGAAGCCGTGGCCTGCCCTCTGGGCGCTCGTCGTCGGCTTCTTCATGATCCTGGTCGACTCCACGATCGTGTCCGTCGCCACCCCCACCATCGCCGAGAAGCTGAACGCCGACATCAACAGCGTCATCTGGGTCACCAGTGCGTACCTGCTCGCCTACGCGGTGCCGCTGCTCATCACGGGCCGACTCGGTGACCGCTTCGGCCCGAAGGTCCTGTACCAGGTCGGCCTCGTCGTCTTCACCCTCGCCAGCCTGTGGTGTGGTTTCTCGGGCTCGATCGAGATGCTGATCCTCGCCCGTGTCGTCCAGGGCCTCGGCGCCGCCATGATGACGCCGCAGACCATGTCCGTCATCACGCGCATCTTCCCGCCGCAGAACCGCGGCGCGGCGATGGGCCTCTGGGGCGCGGTCGCCGGTGTCGCCTCGCTCGTCGGCCCGATCGTCGGCGGCCTGCTCGTCGACGGCTTCGGCTGGGAGTGGATCTTCTTCGTGAACGTGCCGGTCGGTGTCGTCGCGTTCGTGCTGGCGCAGCGCTTCGTCCCGTCGTTCGAGCGCCACGGCCACCGCTTCGACTACCTCGGCATCGTGCTCAGTGCCGTCGGGCTCTTCCTGCTCGTCTTCGGCATCCAGGAGGGCGAGACCTACGACTGGGGCGTCATCACCGGCCCGATCTCGGTCTGGTCGCTGATCATCGCCGGCATCGTCGTGCTCGTCGCCTTCGTGGTGTGGCAGCGCGTGCAGAAGGGGGAGCCGCTGCTGCCCCTCGGCCTGTTCAAGGACCGCAACTTCACCCTGGCCAACGTCGCCATCACCGCCG
This genomic interval carries:
- the purQ gene encoding phosphoribosylformylglycinamidine synthase subunit PurQ, translating into MRIGVITFPGSLDDRDAQRAVRLAGADPVALWHGDHDLQGVDAIVLPGGFSYGDYLRAGAIAAKAPIMAEVIDAAGKGMPVLGICNGFQMLAEARLVPGAHTRNAHQQFIRRDQKLRVENAGTAWTSGFSAQQEITIPLKNADGRFVADADEIKRIEDNGQVVFRYVGVNPNGSIDDIAGVSNERGNVVGLMPHPEHATEAGFGPDTPAAMASGTDGLTFFTSVIESTLVK
- the purS gene encoding phosphoribosylformylglycinamidine synthase subunit PurS, producing the protein MPTIVVEVMPKAEILDPQGKAVGNALARLGKNDLTNVRIGKRFEVTVDGPVDDAKLAEVREIAADIFSNAVIEDVVSVSVAEHSSAE
- a CDS encoding DHA2 family efflux MFS transporter permease subunit; this translates as MTSVTSPPTGTEKKPWPALWALVVGFFMILVDSTIVSVATPTIAEKLNADINSVIWVTSAYLLAYAVPLLITGRLGDRFGPKVLYQVGLVVFTLASLWCGFSGSIEMLILARVVQGLGAAMMTPQTMSVITRIFPPQNRGAAMGLWGAVAGVASLVGPIVGGLLVDGFGWEWIFFVNVPVGVVAFVLAQRFVPSFERHGHRFDYLGIVLSAVGLFLLVFGIQEGETYDWGVITGPISVWSLIIAGIVVLVAFVVWQRVQKGEPLLPLGLFKDRNFTLANVAITAVGVAISSFALPIMLWAQDVLRFSPTQAALLLVPQAVISAGLAPLVGKNLNKWNPRWVAAFGLACFSGGLFWFGALLWSGADWGWTLLPSALLGLANACMWGPLSVSATRNLPPKLAGAGSGVYNTTRQIGAVLGSAGIAALIEARITANFPAQSGGTSAGGAEQQVGGLPAFLQQPFATAMGQSLVLPAVVLVVAIVAALFLAKPKQTVAWSQTGSVATQPGAAAEQPAAPTGHGIHAAAPAPTSPEEELAAADHHGRHSGAE
- a CDS encoding PadR family transcriptional regulator; the protein is MTSLTPLAFAALDLLNEAPMHPYEMFQTMVHRREERNVKVRPGTLYHQVGRLAELGLAEVVGTDRDGNRPERTTYTITDAGRTALAEGLRRMVAEPADEYPEFHLALSVLENLPKDDAVDAVRVRIVALEHERDEYDGAVRDIHAKQLADRYWLDVSYVHAMLTAQIEWLRATVARIERGDIPWDGPAVPTQNPTNSKEPTR